Proteins encoded together in one Impatiens glandulifera chromosome 1, dImpGla2.1, whole genome shotgun sequence window:
- the LOC124922549 gene encoding probable serine/threonine-protein kinase abkC isoform X1, which translates to MYRLLTFKNLKRAAHFAHLNQGVLYGEGKKCGEVVTNGLSSSQRRLQTGFIFPRKYASFIPYGFKKSFFNNYCAVPSNTMSAHHAQIPWRRLLQASPNRSRQSIRWVAQAVSLALNRSYVVVPAAFALTCGSLSVAQSSADPNPFHSRKPLSMRAEDGRALFTSILFSVFEGIVLVFRAFCLTVLFSPCMVMAPFADSFGLRFRQTWLRVVLRTLEIAGPAFIKWGQWAATRPDLFPRDLCAELSKLQANAPQHSFSYTKRSVEKAFGRKISEIFDNFEEVPVASGSIAQIHRATLKLKKGQTKPIVVAVKVRHPGVGEYIRRDFNIINIVAKGSTFIPTLKWLRLDESVQQFAAFMLSQVDLAREAAHLSRFIYNFRRWKDVSFPKPVYPLVHPAVLVETFEQGESVSYYVDGLEGHDRLKKALAHIGTHALLKMLLVDNFIHADMHPGNILVRAQNESSEKKLFKSKPHVVFLDVGMTAELSRNDRVNLIEFFKAVATRDGETAAHSTLMLSKKQNCPDPEAFIKEVKEAFDFWGTPEGDLVHPADCMHHLLEQVRRHKVNIDGNVCTVMVTMLVLEGWQRKLDPEYDVMHTLRTLLLKADWAKSLTYTIESLMAP; encoded by the exons ATGTATAG ACTTTTGACATTTAAGAATCTAAAGAGAGCTGCACATTTTGCTCATTTAAACCAGGGAGTTCTCTATGGAGAAGGAAAGAAGTGTGGGGAAGTTGTTACTAATGGGTTATCCTCCTCCCAACGGAGATTACAAACTGGATTTATTTTCCCTAGAAAGTATGCTTCATTCATTCCATACGGTTTCAAGAAAagttttttcaataattattgTGCCGTCCCCTCAAATACCATGTCAGCTCATCATGCTCAAATTCCTTGGAGACGGCTGTTACAGGCATCTCCTAATAGATCACGGCAATCTATTCGCTGGGTAGCCCAAGCAGTTAGCTTGGCCTTGAACCGGTCTTATGTGGTTGTACCAGCAGCATTTGCTCTTACTTGTGGTAGTTTATCCGTGGCACAATCATCAGCAGATCCAAACCCCTTCCATTCAAGGAAACCGTTATCCATGCGAGCTGAAGATGGGCGCGCTTTGTTTACATCTATATTATTCTCGGTGTTTGAAGGCATTGTTTTGGTTTTTAGAGCTTTTTGTTTGACAGTTTTGTTCTCACCCTGCATGGTAATGGCACCATTTGCCGATTCTTTTGGGCTTCGATTCAGACAGACATGGCTTCGTGTTGTGCTTCGGACACTTGAAATAGCTGGCCCGGCGTTCATAAAATGGGGCCAGTGGGCAGCTACACGTCCCGATCTTTTCCCCAGAGATCTATGTGCTGAGCTTTCGAAGCTTCAGGCAAATGCTCCTCAACATAGCTTTTCTTACACCAAAAGAAGTGTGGAGAAAGCATTTGGGCgtaaaatttcagaaatttttgACAATTTCGAGGAGGTTCCTGTTGCCTCTGGAAGCATTGCTCAAATTCATCGGGCTACTTTGAAACTTAAGAAGGGACAGACGAAACCAATTGTAGTTGCTGTCAAAGTTAGACATCCTGGAGTTGGTGAATATATAAGAAGGGacttcaatataattaatattgtagCCAAGGGTTCCACATTCATCCCAACTCTAAAATGGCTAAGGTTGGATGAAAGTGTCCAGCAATTTGCAGCTTTCATGTTGTCTCAAGTTGACCTGGCACGGGAGGCTGCACATCTAAGTCGATTTATCTACAATTTTCGTCGATGGAAAGATGTCTCTTTTCCAAAGCCTGTTTATCCTCTTGTCCATCCTGCAGTTTTGGTGGAAACTTTTGAGCAAGGAGAAAGTGTGTCGTACTATGTCGACGGACTTGAAGGGCATGACAGGCTTAAAAAGGCACTTGCTCATATTGGAACTCATGCACTTCTGAAGATGCTTTTG GTTGACAACTTCATCCACGCGGACATGCATCCTGGGAATATTCTTGTCCGTGCACAGAACGAGTCTTCTGAAAAGAAGCTTTTCAAATCAAAGCCGCATGTGGTTTTCCTTGATGTTGGTATGACAGCTGAACTTTCTAGAAACGACCGAGTAAATTTGATCGAATTCTTTAAGGCTGTTGCCACTAGAGATGGAGAAACAGCAGCTCATAGCACTCTCATGTTATCTAAGAAGCAGAACTGCCCCGACCCAGAGGCATTCATCAAG GAAGTTAAGGAGGCGTTTGATTTCTGGGGTACTCCAGAAGGTGATTTAGTTCACCCTGCTGATTGCATGCATCATCTTCTTGAGCAAGTTAGACGGCATAAGGTCAATATCGATGGCAATGTCTGCACTGTCATGGTTACCATGTTAGTCCTCGAg GGTTGGCAAAGGAAACTTGATCCAGAGTATGATGTGATGCACACTTTGAGGACCTTACTTCTCAAGGCAGATTGGGCAAAGTCTCTTACTTATACAATAGAAAGCCTCATGGCCCCTTAA
- the LOC124920747 gene encoding transcription factor MYB102-like, whose translation MGRSPCCEKNGLKKGPWTTEEDQKLLHYINNNGYGNWRTLPKNAGLQRCGKSCRLRWINYLRPDIKRGKFTLHEEESIIHLHSFLGNKWSAIAARLPGRTDNEIKNYWNTHIKKKLLRMGIDPVTHNPRLDLLDLSFQQMRLQPSFVNPEILLLATSLFSSKHELSIPTQIPQDNNILQSQNQCQSVVYDNSNVAFFSPENYEQTNGMGFDGNLRQICSDGLFESSNIEVPSLINFSNDKIINQISNNVSSSKEMNSSSTYVNILGEEQGSYCSDYDRFEISDIYDVNYFM comes from the exons ATGGGAAGATCTCCTTGCTGTGAAAAAAATGGTCTCAAAAAAGGACCATGGACCACTGAAGAAGACCAAAAGCTTCTTCATTATATCAATAACAACGGTTATGGAAACTGGAGAACTCTCCCCAAAAATgctg GGCTTCAAAGATGTGGAAAGAGTTGCCGACTTCGATGGATTAATTATTTGAGACCCGATATCAAAAGAGGAAAATTCACTTTGCATGAAGAGGAATCAATCATACATTTACATAGCTTTTTGGGAAAcaa gtGGTCGGCTATTGCAGCTCGGTTACCTGGAAGAACTGATAACGAGATTAAAAATTACTGGAATACCCATATCAAGAAAAAACTACTTAGAATGGGGATTGATCCTGTAACCCACAACCCTCGCCTCGATCTTCTAGATCTATCATTTCAACAAATGCGTTTACAACCGAGTTTCGTTAACCCGGAGATCTTACTATTAGCTACGTCTCTCTTCTCTTCCAAACATGAGTTAAGTATTCCCACACAAATTCCTCAAGACAACAATATTCTTCAATCCCAAAACCAATGTCAAAGTGTTGTTTATGATAACTCAAATGTCGCCTTTTTTAGCCCCGAAAACTATGAGCAGACAAACGGAATGGGATTTGATGGGAATCTACGACAAATCTGTAGCGACGGTTTGTTTGAGAGTAGTAATATTGAAGTTCCTTCTTTGATAAACTTtagtaatgataaaattattaatcaaattagtaACAATGTGTCGAGTTCTAAAGAGATGAATTCGAGCTCGACATATGTCAACATATTGGGAGAAGAACAAGGAAGTTATTGTAGTGATTATGATAGGTTCGAAATTTCTGATATTTATGATGTCAACTATTTCATGTAA
- the LOC124922549 gene encoding probable serine/threonine-protein kinase abkC isoform X2, with the protein MSAHHAQIPWRRLLQASPNRSRQSIRWVAQAVSLALNRSYVVVPAAFALTCGSLSVAQSSADPNPFHSRKPLSMRAEDGRALFTSILFSVFEGIVLVFRAFCLTVLFSPCMVMAPFADSFGLRFRQTWLRVVLRTLEIAGPAFIKWGQWAATRPDLFPRDLCAELSKLQANAPQHSFSYTKRSVEKAFGRKISEIFDNFEEVPVASGSIAQIHRATLKLKKGQTKPIVVAVKVRHPGVGEYIRRDFNIINIVAKGSTFIPTLKWLRLDESVQQFAAFMLSQVDLAREAAHLSRFIYNFRRWKDVSFPKPVYPLVHPAVLVETFEQGESVSYYVDGLEGHDRLKKALAHIGTHALLKMLLVDNFIHADMHPGNILVRAQNESSEKKLFKSKPHVVFLDVGMTAELSRNDRVNLIEFFKAVATRDGETAAHSTLMLSKKQNCPDPEAFIKEVKEAFDFWGTPEGDLVHPADCMHHLLEQVRRHKVNIDGNVCTVMVTMLVLEGWQRKLDPEYDVMHTLRTLLLKADWAKSLTYTIESLMAP; encoded by the exons ATGTCAGCTCATCATGCTCAAATTCCTTGGAGACGGCTGTTACAGGCATCTCCTAATAGATCACGGCAATCTATTCGCTGGGTAGCCCAAGCAGTTAGCTTGGCCTTGAACCGGTCTTATGTGGTTGTACCAGCAGCATTTGCTCTTACTTGTGGTAGTTTATCCGTGGCACAATCATCAGCAGATCCAAACCCCTTCCATTCAAGGAAACCGTTATCCATGCGAGCTGAAGATGGGCGCGCTTTGTTTACATCTATATTATTCTCGGTGTTTGAAGGCATTGTTTTGGTTTTTAGAGCTTTTTGTTTGACAGTTTTGTTCTCACCCTGCATGGTAATGGCACCATTTGCCGATTCTTTTGGGCTTCGATTCAGACAGACATGGCTTCGTGTTGTGCTTCGGACACTTGAAATAGCTGGCCCGGCGTTCATAAAATGGGGCCAGTGGGCAGCTACACGTCCCGATCTTTTCCCCAGAGATCTATGTGCTGAGCTTTCGAAGCTTCAGGCAAATGCTCCTCAACATAGCTTTTCTTACACCAAAAGAAGTGTGGAGAAAGCATTTGGGCgtaaaatttcagaaatttttgACAATTTCGAGGAGGTTCCTGTTGCCTCTGGAAGCATTGCTCAAATTCATCGGGCTACTTTGAAACTTAAGAAGGGACAGACGAAACCAATTGTAGTTGCTGTCAAAGTTAGACATCCTGGAGTTGGTGAATATATAAGAAGGGacttcaatataattaatattgtagCCAAGGGTTCCACATTCATCCCAACTCTAAAATGGCTAAGGTTGGATGAAAGTGTCCAGCAATTTGCAGCTTTCATGTTGTCTCAAGTTGACCTGGCACGGGAGGCTGCACATCTAAGTCGATTTATCTACAATTTTCGTCGATGGAAAGATGTCTCTTTTCCAAAGCCTGTTTATCCTCTTGTCCATCCTGCAGTTTTGGTGGAAACTTTTGAGCAAGGAGAAAGTGTGTCGTACTATGTCGACGGACTTGAAGGGCATGACAGGCTTAAAAAGGCACTTGCTCATATTGGAACTCATGCACTTCTGAAGATGCTTTTG GTTGACAACTTCATCCACGCGGACATGCATCCTGGGAATATTCTTGTCCGTGCACAGAACGAGTCTTCTGAAAAGAAGCTTTTCAAATCAAAGCCGCATGTGGTTTTCCTTGATGTTGGTATGACAGCTGAACTTTCTAGAAACGACCGAGTAAATTTGATCGAATTCTTTAAGGCTGTTGCCACTAGAGATGGAGAAACAGCAGCTCATAGCACTCTCATGTTATCTAAGAAGCAGAACTGCCCCGACCCAGAGGCATTCATCAAG GAAGTTAAGGAGGCGTTTGATTTCTGGGGTACTCCAGAAGGTGATTTAGTTCACCCTGCTGATTGCATGCATCATCTTCTTGAGCAAGTTAGACGGCATAAGGTCAATATCGATGGCAATGTCTGCACTGTCATGGTTACCATGTTAGTCCTCGAg GGTTGGCAAAGGAAACTTGATCCAGAGTATGATGTGATGCACACTTTGAGGACCTTACTTCTCAAGGCAGATTGGGCAAAGTCTCTTACTTATACAATAGAAAGCCTCATGGCCCCTTAA
- the LOC124922528 gene encoding lysine-specific demethylase JMJ25-like has protein sequence MRKGKRKLEKRLSDEEDVPDDLRCNRSDGKRWRCSRRAMEDKKFCELHHLQLRHRQHKEKVPEALKLQRRERSRSRNKQVQNSEIRDVGNKEEKKPVSRPVTRSKNVEAPEALDGVRSKMKLKKGENKMELIKEFMKKKGDRKKDGKHDLEHEEKAELVRELPNGVMEISPPLSPDDSNDEIEPCNIKVGTDSGVSLRRCFRSKNIEPVPIATTQIMPRPRNGEKLKIVKRNKCHWCTKSSYRTLIKCCTCKKEHFCRDCILQRPSLLEEQVKKECPVCRKTCRCRVCMRNQSKDDTVKGNSRTGRKVKKIKLLYLLRMLLPVLKKINREQALELDVEAKIKGKVRSQLSIEQADAGCSKLYNCNYCKASILDLHRSCRECSYNLCLSCCSKFYQDVPSDTSKQPTRNKVANCTHKFRSKRPNFPAVSPKWKHLKDDDGSLICPPVSFDGCGNGLLDLQSIFPPSWAVELQVSGENIMNSYDSPQRVDDSSRCSICESTKNKGNKVLQRAARREDSSDNLLYNPIMKDLSVNNSSHFQKHWDKGHPVIVQKVLNSAGERNWDPLVMFSTYLKERSTNCRDKASFIDSLDWCEVEICSKNMFTGSLEAQSCANLKREILKLRLCISSELFQEHFPYHFDDIIDALPFQEYTNPASGILNVAANLPEHMENPNLGPYLNISFAGLEDLMHPDFVTKLCYHSHDMVNILVHTTDTPATSEQLTEIKDLLNKYNSHKQKPTEVVATGEKAANEVEEKSSVLSEDNEESGSDVIKNGLPADELHKPSRCSTNDSPASESESATDSDVSSHGDEKSSKNGTSKEKLKTDSCGAEWDIFRRQDVPKLLAYLKKHSKEIGYPYCVPENVVHPIFDESFYLDMFHKIRLKEEFNIEPWTFEQHVGEAVIIPAGCPYQIRKLKTCVNAVLNFVSPENAAKCINLIDEIRLLPVQHKARKKILEVKTMALHGVSSAINEINDDLPLKEGGDS, from the exons TCTCCAACTCCGGCATAGGCAGCATAAGGAGAAAGTTCCGGAGGCTTTGAAACTAcagagaagagaaagaagtaGATCAAGAAATAAACAAGTGCAGAATTCGGAAATTCGGGATGTGGGTAATAAGGAGGAGAAGAAGCCTGTTTCTAGACCTGTTACGAGAAGCAAGAATGTAGAAGCACCTGAGGCTTTAGATGGAGTTCGGAGTAAGATGAAGTTGAAAAAAGGTGAAAACAAAATGGAGCTGATCAAAGAGTTTATGAAGAAAAAAGGTGATAGGAAGAAGGATGGAAAACATGACTTGGAACATGAGGAGAAGGCAGAGTTGGTGAGAGAGTTGCCTAATGGAGTCATGGAGATTTCACCACCTCTTTCACCTGATGATTCGAATGATGAAATTGAACCCTGTAATATTAAAGTAGGGACTGATTCAGGTGTTTCTCTTCGGAGGTGCTTTCGATCCAAGAACATTGAGCCCGTCCCAATTGCTACAACCCag ATTATGCCCCGTCCTCGGAATGGAGAAAAATTGAAGATagtgaagaggaataaatgccaTTGGTGTACAAAGAGTAGTTACCGAACACTTATCAAATGTTGTACCTGTAAAAAAGAACACTTCTGCAGAGATTGCATACTTCAAAG GCCTTCTTTATTGGAGGAACAAGTTAAAAAGGAGTGTCCAGTTTGTCGAAAAACATGCCGATGTAGAGTCTGCATGAGAAACCAGTCCAAGGATGACACAGTAAAG GGTAATTCAAGGACTGGAAGGAAGGTCAAGAAAATTAAACTTCTGTACCTCCTACGCATGCTTCTTCCTGTGCTGAAAAAAATAAACCGGGAACAAGCTCTTGAGCTGGATGTAGAAGCTAAGATAAAAG GTAAAGTTCGTTCCCAACTTAGTATTGAACAGGCTGATGCTGGTTGCAGTAAGCTGTATAACTG CAACTATTGTAAAGCTTCTATTCTGGATTTGCATAGAAGCTGCAGGGAATGTTCTTATAACCTATGCTTGTCTTGTTGTTCAAAGTTCTACCAAGATGTCCCATCTGATACTTCCAAACAGCCTACCAGAAACAAGGTAGCCAACTGTACACACAAATTCCGCTCTAAACGCCCTAATTTTCCTGCAGTATCTCCAAAATGGAAACATcttaaagatgatgatggtaGTTTAATATGCCCACCTGTTTCTTTCGATGGTTGTGGCAATGGCCTTCTTGATTTGCAAAGCATATTCCCACCTAGTTGGGCCGTTGAACTGCAAGTAAGTGGAGAAAATATAATGAACAGTTATGATTCCCCACAAAGAGTAGATGATTCTTCACGCTGCTCAATATGTGAAAGCACAAAAAATAAAGGAAACAAAGTTTTACAAAGAGCGGCTAGAAGAGAAGATTCCAGCGATAATCTCTTGTACAATCCAATTATGAAAGATCTTAGTGTCAACAATTCTAGCCACTTCCAGAAGCACTGGGATAAGGGTCATCCTGTGATAGTTCAAAAGGTGCTCAACAGTGCAGGAGAAAGGAACTGGGATCCTCTTGTTATGTTCTCCACTTACCTGAAGGAAAGAAGTACAAATTGCCGTGATAAAGCATCGTTTATAGATTCTTTGGATTGGTGCGAG GTAGAAATTTGTAGTAAGAACATGTTCACGGGATCTCTAGAGGCTCAGTCATGCGCAAATCTAAAGCGCGAGATTCTGAAACTGAGACTTTGTATCTCTTCGGAACTGTTTCAAGAGCATTTTCCATATCACTTTGATGATATTATCGATGCTTTACCATTCCAAGAATATACGAATCCGGCATCTGGCATTCTCAATGTAGCTGCAAATTTGCCAGAGCACATGGAAAATCCAAATTTGGGTCCTTATTTGAACATATCATTTGCTGGTCTGGAGGATCTTATGCATCCTGATTTCGTCACAAAGCTATGCTATCACTCTCATGATATG GTCAATATTCTGGTGCATACAACAGATACTCCTGCTACCTCAGAACAGTTGACcgaaataaaagatttattgaataaatataattccCATAAACAAAAGCCTACTGAAGTAGTAGCTACAGGTGAAAAAGCAGCAAACGAAGTGGAAGAAAAATCATCAGTACTCAGTGAAGATAATGAAGAATCAGGTTCTGATGTGATTAAAAATGGATTACCTGCTGATGAGTTGCATAAGCCTAGTAGATGTAGCACAAATGACAGCCCTGCTTCCGAATCTGAATCTGCAACTGATTCTGATGTTTCATCACATGGCGATGAGAAATCTTCCAAGAATGGTACATCTAAAGAGAAACTAAAGACTGATTCTTGTGGAGCTGAATGGGACATCTTTCGCCGACAGGATGTTCCAAAGCTTTTGGCATACCTTAAGAAACACTCCAAGGAAATTGGATATCCTTATTGTGTTCCAGAGAAT GTTGTCCATCCAATTTTTGACGAGAGCTTTTATCTGGACATGTTTCATAAAATAAGGCTTAAGGAGGAGTTCA ATATTGAACCATGGACATTTGAGCAGCATGTTGGAGAGGCAGTTATTATTCCAGCAGGGTGTCCGTACCAGATCAGAAAATTGAAG ACCTGTGTTAATGCGGTATTGAACTTTGTCTCACCTGAAAATGCTGCCAAGTGTATCAATTTGATTGACGAAATTCGGCTACTACCTGTACAACATAAAGCCAGGAAGAAAATACTGGAG GTGAAGACAATGGCTCTGCATGGTGTTTCCTCAGCAATCAATGAGATTAATGATGATCTTCCTCTCAAG GAAGGCGGCGACAGCTGA